TGGCGCTGGTGTTGTCGAACCGGCCCGCGTTCGGGTTCGGGTTGGCCGCCTTGAAGCGGAAGCGGAACGCCAGGTTCCACGGGTCCTGCTGCGCGACGGGCATGTTGCTGCGGTCGCGCTGGATGACCGCGAAGTTCTTCGGCTGCCCGTAGTTGTTGTCCGCGCCGCCGGGCCACAGCTCCGTCAGGTTGTAGTCCATGAACGGCGGCCAGATGCCCGGGCAGCTGGACACGCCGCCCAGACACGGCGCCAGCATGTGCCGCGCGAAGGGCGCCGGGTCCGTGCCGCCCAGCCACATGTGCATGGGCGTGGGCATGACGCCACCGGAGGCCGCGAACAGGGCCGTGGTCGGGACCGTGCCGCCCACCATCACCGGGCACGGCGGCCCACCGCCATGCGCGATGTGGTTGTAGATGAAGGCCACGACGCCCTCGTCCTCGGCCGAGACGGCGGGAGCGTAGGGAGGAAAGAGCCCGTACTGGAGGATGGGCTTGCCGAAGTGGGCCGTGCCCGCGGCGAACGGGAGCGTGACGATGTCCGGCGGCAGGATGACGAAGGCCAGGTTCGCCTCGTGCGCGATGTACTGCTCGATGGTCCGCGACGTGACGAAGGTGAAGCCGCGGCTGCCCATGGCCGCGTCCACGCTGTGGGCCACCGTCAGCGGCAGCGGATCACACACCGCGCCGCCACCCACGCACGCCGTGTTGTCCGCCAGCTCGTTCCGGGAGACGTTGCCCGCGGACGGCGCCAGCCACCCCGCGTCGCGCGGGTTCTTCCCCGCCACCAGGTCCCCCAGGATGTCATTGGCGAAGCCCTGGTCGCCCACCTTGTCCTCGAGGCTCATGTAGTCCTCCAGCGAGGAGGCATACAGCGCGCCCGCGGCCACCTGGTGCAGGCGCATCTGCAGGCCCACCATCGGGTCCAACGCCTGGAAGACGGCCTCCACGCGCAGGTCCTCGCGCTGGAGCGTGGTGATCAGCCGGCCCAGGTCTGTCACCCCGCGGACGCCGCACTGGCACATGCGGGCGCAGAAGCCGTTGGACCAGGCGCAGGGGCAGCCCGCGGTGGCGAACGCCTGGTAGACGGGCAGCCACGCCCCGTAGCCAATCTTCGCCGCGTTCAGCTCGCCCCGGTAGAGACTGGCCCAGCTGAGCAGGCTGGCCGCGCCG
This DNA window, taken from Corallococcus coralloides DSM 2259, encodes the following:
- a CDS encoding pilus assembly protein TadG-related protein produces the protein MRRSFSQRGQTLVLFVLSMLLLLLMVALTLSFTMKVRERIEVQTVADAAAYSNAVATARTFNTIAVSNRAEIAHMVANAGAASLLSWASLYRGELNAAKIGYGAWLPVYQAFATAGCPCAWSNGFCARMCQCGVRGVTDLGRLITTLQREDLRVEAVFQALDPMVGLQMRLHQVAAGALYASSLEDYMSLEDKVGDQGFANDILGDLVAGKNPRDAGWLAPSAGNVSRNELADNTACVGGGAVCDPLPLTVAHSVDAAMGSRGFTFVTSRTIEQYIAHEANLAFVILPPDIVTLPFAAGTAHFGKPILQYGLFPPYAPAVSAEDEGVVAFIYNHIAHGGGPPCPVMVGGTVPTTALFAASGGVMPTPMHMWLGGTDPAPFARHMLAPCLGGVSSCPGIWPPFMDYNLTELWPGGADNNYGQPKNFAVIQRDRSNMPVAQQDPWNLAFRFRFKAANPNPNAGRFDNTSATMADGVTPLGIQTALSTGIAYYHRGRSASFSHWSEPPNLLNPYWRATLVPVDTDETGLQDAIDTLRPTSPSSAQTIEELRRVGFRGFQ